A genomic segment from Janthinobacterium sp. 64 encodes:
- a CDS encoding GNAT family N-acetyltransferase, protein MHAPLRISSERDELDVPMIHRYLSEQSYWKRGVAIETVRKGIANALCFGGYVDGQQVAFARVITDYTDFAYLRDVFVLPAFQGRGYGKQMVAAVLGDARVRDVAWMLGTDDAHGLYASFGFAPLAAPEKYMRRPAP, encoded by the coding sequence ATGCACGCGCCACTGCGTATCTCCAGCGAACGCGACGAGCTGGACGTGCCCATGATCCACCGCTACCTGAGCGAGCAGTCGTACTGGAAGCGCGGCGTGGCGATCGAAACGGTGCGCAAGGGCATCGCCAACGCGCTGTGTTTCGGTGGCTATGTCGATGGCCAGCAAGTGGCGTTCGCCAGGGTCATCACCGATTACACGGATTTTGCCTACCTGCGCGACGTGTTCGTGCTGCCTGCCTTCCAGGGGCGGGGCTATGGCAAGCAGATGGTAGCTGCCGTGCTCGGCGATGCGCGTGTGCGCGATGTCGCGTGGATGCTGGGGACCGACGATGCGCATGGCTTGTATGCAAGTTTTGGTTTTGCGCCACTGGCAGCGCCAGAGAAATACATGCGCCGCCCCGCGCCTTGA
- the dbpA gene encoding ATP-dependent RNA helicase DbpA, whose amino-acid sequence MNTTTATTTSFSSLPLTPAFLANLDSLGYHEMTTIQAQSLPAVLDGRDLIAQAKTGSGKTAAFGIGILHKLNPAWFAVQGLVLCPTRELADQVANELRRLARAAGNIKILTLTGGAPMRPQIASLEHGAHIVVGTPGRLRDHLGRGTINLNHVQTLVLDEADRMTDMGFYEEIAGIVSACPARRQTLLFSATYPEDIRRATASFLVNPLEVTVEAQHDNDKIEQRFYEIGFDERNDAVGKLLKHFKPESTLAFCNTKVHCRELADELRQQGFSALALYGELEQRERDEILVLFANRSCSVLVATDVAARGLDISDLGAVINVDVSKDTEVHIHRIGRTGRGSKKGLALSLCAPNEKKWVKLIEQYQNSAAEWHDLKELAEDDGIEALPAPMVTLCIMGGKKDKLRPGDLLGALTGDAGLTKEQVGKINVFEFMTYVALDRKVAEAAFKRLNAGNSLGRDFGNIKGRSFKMRFIEA is encoded by the coding sequence ATGAACACCACCACTGCCACTACCACTTCTTTTTCCAGCCTGCCGCTGACGCCCGCCTTTTTGGCCAATCTGGACTCGCTCGGCTACCACGAGATGACCACCATCCAGGCGCAAAGCCTGCCGGCGGTGCTCGATGGCCGCGACCTGATCGCCCAGGCGAAAACGGGCAGCGGCAAGACGGCCGCCTTTGGCATCGGCATCCTGCACAAGCTCAATCCGGCCTGGTTTGCCGTGCAGGGCCTCGTGCTGTGCCCCACGCGCGAACTGGCGGACCAGGTCGCCAATGAGCTGCGCCGCCTGGCCCGCGCGGCCGGCAACATCAAGATCCTGACCCTGACGGGCGGCGCGCCGATGCGCCCGCAAATCGCCTCGCTGGAACACGGCGCCCACATCGTCGTCGGCACGCCGGGCCGTCTGCGCGACCACCTGGGCCGCGGCACCATCAACCTGAATCACGTGCAAACCCTGGTGCTCGATGAAGCGGACCGCATGACGGACATGGGCTTTTATGAAGAAATCGCCGGCATCGTCAGCGCCTGCCCGGCGCGCCGCCAGACCTTGCTGTTCTCGGCCACGTATCCGGAAGACATCCGCCGCGCCACGGCGTCCTTCCTCGTCAATCCGCTGGAAGTGACGGTCGAGGCGCAGCACGACAACGACAAGATCGAACAGCGCTTCTATGAAATCGGCTTCGACGAACGCAATGACGCCGTCGGCAAGCTGCTCAAGCACTTCAAGCCGGAATCGACCCTGGCCTTCTGCAACACCAAGGTGCATTGCCGCGAACTGGCCGACGAACTGCGCCAGCAAGGCTTTTCCGCGCTGGCGCTGTACGGCGAGCTGGAGCAGCGCGAGCGCGATGAAATCCTCGTGCTGTTCGCCAACCGCAGCTGCTCCGTGCTGGTCGCCACCGACGTGGCCGCACGCGGCCTCGACATTTCCGACCTGGGCGCCGTGATCAACGTCGACGTGTCGAAAGACACGGAAGTGCACATCCACCGCATCGGCCGCACGGGCCGCGGCAGCAAGAAGGGCCTGGCCCTGTCGCTGTGCGCGCCGAACGAGAAAAAATGGGTCAAGCTGATCGAGCAATACCAGAACAGCGCCGCCGAATGGCACGACCTGAAGGAACTGGCGGAAGATGACGGGATCGAGGCGCTGCCGGCGCCGATGGTCACCCTGTGCATCATGGGCGGCAAGAAGGACAAGCTGCGCCCGGGCGACTTGCTGGGCGCGCTGACGGGCGACGCCGGTCTCACCAAGGAACAAGTGGGCAAGATCAACGTGTTCGAGTTCATGACCTACGTGGCGCTGGACCGCAAGGTGGCCGAAGCGGCGTTCAAGCGCCTCAACGCCGGTAACTCCCTGGGCCGCGACTTCGGCAACATCAAGGGCCGCAGCTTCAAGATGCGCTTTATCGAGGCGTAA
- the cysS gene encoding cysteine--tRNA ligase: MTLHLYDTYSRSLRPFETIAPGPAGLYACGPTVYDYAHIGNLRTYLFVDGLRRALELNGLQVRHVMNITDVGHLTSDADSGDDKIEARSARSGKSAWDIAAEFTRAFEDDLRQLNILPPSVWCRATDHIAEQIAFILDLEAKGYTYRTDDGIYFDTTRQDSYGKLARLNRDGLQAGKRVDLGEKRNICDFALWKFSGVPGQRQMEWDSPWGLGFPGWHIECSAMAEKHLGTYFDIHCGGEDHVAVHHSNEIAQTEARHGTRLANFWLHGAFLKTQDAKMSKSSGDFLRLHSLVEQGVDPLAYRYLCLGAHYRSSLNFTDEALRAASSGLARLRVSVHGLGQADSEAAPDPAWLARFAAQVNDDLNYPRALAVAWELLKSELPDAVKQATMARFDAALGLDLLAWQPEQVEVPQPVQAWMAERAIARAQRQWAEADRLRALARAAGYDIDDTPQGQQARPL; the protein is encoded by the coding sequence ATGACACTTCATTTGTACGACACGTATAGCCGCAGCCTGCGGCCCTTCGAGACCATCGCCCCGGGGCCGGCGGGCCTGTACGCCTGCGGCCCCACCGTCTACGACTATGCGCACATCGGCAACCTGCGTACCTATCTGTTCGTCGACGGCTTGCGCCGTGCGCTGGAATTGAACGGCTTGCAGGTGCGCCACGTGATGAACATCACGGATGTGGGCCATCTGACGTCGGATGCCGACAGCGGCGACGACAAGATCGAGGCGCGCAGCGCCCGCAGCGGCAAGTCGGCCTGGGATATCGCCGCTGAATTCACGCGCGCGTTTGAAGATGATCTGCGCCAGTTGAATATCCTGCCGCCCAGCGTCTGGTGCCGCGCCACGGACCACATCGCGGAGCAGATCGCCTTCATCCTTGACCTGGAGGCTAAAGGCTATACTTACCGCACGGACGATGGCATCTATTTCGACACGACGCGCCAGGACAGCTATGGCAAACTGGCGCGCCTGAACCGCGACGGCCTGCAGGCGGGCAAGCGCGTGGACCTCGGGGAAAAGCGCAACATCTGCGACTTTGCGCTGTGGAAGTTCAGCGGCGTGCCGGGACAGCGGCAAATGGAGTGGGACAGTCCGTGGGGCCTGGGTTTTCCCGGCTGGCACATCGAATGCTCGGCCATGGCGGAAAAGCACCTGGGGACGTACTTCGACATCCATTGCGGCGGCGAAGACCACGTGGCCGTCCACCACAGCAATGAGATCGCGCAAACGGAAGCGCGCCACGGCACGCGCCTGGCCAACTTCTGGCTGCACGGCGCCTTCCTGAAAACACAGGATGCGAAGATGTCGAAATCGTCGGGCGACTTTTTGCGTTTGCACAGCCTGGTGGAGCAGGGCGTCGATCCGCTGGCCTACCGCTACCTGTGCCTGGGCGCCCATTACCGCAGCAGCCTCAATTTCACGGACGAAGCGCTGCGCGCCGCCAGCAGCGGTCTGGCGCGCTTGCGCGTCAGCGTGCATGGGCTGGGCCAGGCGGACAGTGAGGCCGCTCCTGATCCTGCATGGCTGGCGCGCTTTGCGGCGCAGGTCAACGATGACCTGAATTATCCGCGCGCCCTGGCCGTGGCCTGGGAACTGTTGAAAAGCGAGCTGCCGGACGCCGTCAAACAGGCCACGATGGCCCGCTTCGATGCGGCCCTGGGGCTCGATCTGCTGGCCTGGCAGCCAGAGCAGGTAGAGGTGCCGCAGCCCGTGCAGGCGTGGATGGCGGAACGGGCCATCGCCCGCGCGCAGCGCCAGTGGGCCGAGGCGGACCGCTTGCGCGCACTGGCGCGCGCGGCCGGCTATGACATCGACGATACGCCGCAAGGGCAACAGGCGCGGCCTTTGTGA
- the earP gene encoding elongation factor P maturation arginine rhamnosyltransferase EarP: MPLPSDRAPSLAIFCKVVDNYGDIGICWRLARQLSGEHGVAVTLWVDDLASFQRICPEVDVAAEAQRVSGVMIRHWRDQDGVFAPADIADIVIEFFACDIPPGYIAAMARCAPHPVWLNLEGLTAEEWVEGCHALTSPRHGMIKHFFFPGFTNKTGGLLREAALEEKRLAFRADAGAMAAFLGQFGVSPAAMSALKVSLFCYPSAPVAELFDVWQAASEPVTCLVPEGVAFDAVQAFIGDDAATAGAVRTRGALTVHVLPFVPQDDYDRLLWACDVNFVRGEDSFVRAQWAGQPFLWHIYVQDENLHHVKLRAFLQRYAADADGVIDSLAQAALAWNGASADALPWAQLWPALQADLPRIRSRAQAWQRQMQSNGDLASNLLAFAGATR; the protein is encoded by the coding sequence ATGCCATTACCTAGCGATCGCGCGCCATCCCTCGCCATCTTCTGCAAAGTCGTCGACAACTACGGCGATATCGGCATTTGCTGGCGCCTCGCGCGGCAGTTGAGCGGAGAGCATGGCGTGGCCGTCACCCTGTGGGTCGACGATTTAGCCAGTTTCCAGCGCATCTGTCCTGAAGTCGATGTGGCGGCCGAAGCGCAGCGCGTCTCCGGCGTCATGATCCGCCACTGGCGCGATCAGGATGGCGTGTTTGCGCCGGCCGATATTGCCGATATCGTCATCGAATTCTTTGCCTGCGACATTCCTCCTGGCTACATCGCCGCCATGGCGCGGTGTGCGCCGCATCCGGTGTGGCTGAACCTGGAAGGCTTGACGGCGGAAGAGTGGGTCGAGGGCTGCCATGCGCTGACGTCGCCGCGCCACGGCATGATCAAGCATTTCTTCTTCCCCGGTTTTACCAATAAAACGGGCGGCTTGCTGCGCGAGGCGGCGCTCGAGGAAAAAAGGCTGGCATTCCGGGCCGATGCCGGCGCCATGGCGGCATTCCTCGGGCAATTCGGCGTGAGTCCGGCGGCAATGTCTGCCTTGAAAGTGTCGCTGTTCTGCTACCCATCCGCTCCCGTCGCCGAGCTGTTTGACGTGTGGCAGGCGGCCAGCGAGCCCGTGACATGCCTGGTGCCGGAAGGCGTCGCGTTCGATGCCGTTCAGGCGTTTATCGGCGACGATGCGGCGACGGCTGGTGCGGTGCGCACGCGTGGCGCGCTCACCGTGCACGTGCTGCCTTTCGTGCCGCAAGACGATTACGACCGCTTGCTGTGGGCTTGCGACGTCAATTTCGTGCGCGGCGAGGATTCCTTCGTGCGCGCGCAATGGGCCGGCCAGCCGTTTCTCTGGCATATCTATGTGCAGGATGAAAACTTGCATCACGTGAAATTGCGCGCCTTCCTGCAGCGCTATGCGGCCGATGCCGATGGTGTCATCGACAGCCTGGCGCAGGCGGCGCTGGCCTGGAACGGCGCCAGCGCGGACGCCTTGCCGTGGGCCCAGCTGTGGCCCGCATTGCAGGCCGATTTGCCGCGCATCCGGTCGCGCGCGCAGGCCTGGCAGCGGCAGATGCAGTCCAATGGCGATCTGGCAAGTAACTTGCTGGCGTTCGCCGGCGCGACGAGATAG
- a CDS encoding elongation factor P, whose protein sequence is MKPAKEIRVGNIIMVDSKPMIVLRSDVNGSSRTGFTYKWKMKNLLTNTPMENVFRGDDKFDVVVLDKKPVTYSYFADPLFVFMDTEYNQYEIEEENLGDALHYLKDGMECEAIFYDGKAISVELPTTIARQVVYSEPAVKGNTSGNVLKEAKIENAIDAHRHIVQVPLFVAQDDVIEIDTRTNEYKRVVRN, encoded by the coding sequence ATGAAACCCGCAAAAGAAATTCGTGTTGGCAATATCATCATGGTCGACAGCAAGCCAATGATCGTGTTGCGTTCTGATGTCAACGGTTCGAGCCGCACGGGCTTCACCTACAAATGGAAGATGAAAAATCTTCTGACGAACACCCCGATGGAAAACGTGTTCCGCGGCGACGACAAGTTCGACGTTGTTGTTCTGGATAAAAAGCCAGTGACGTATTCGTACTTCGCCGACCCGCTGTTCGTCTTCATGGACACCGAGTACAACCAGTATGAAATCGAAGAAGAAAACCTGGGCGATGCACTGCATTACCTGAAGGATGGCATGGAATGCGAAGCCATTTTCTACGACGGCAAGGCCATCTCCGTTGAACTGCCTACGACCATCGCCCGTCAAGTGGTGTACTCGGAGCCTGCGGTCAAGGGCAACACTTCGGGCAACGTCCTGAAAGAAGCCAAGATCGAAAACGCCATCGACGCACACCGCCACATCGTGCAAGTGCCGCTGTTCGTGGCACAGGACGACGTCATCGAAATCGACACCCGTACCAACGAATACAAGCGTGTCGTACGCAACTGA
- a CDS encoding amidase family protein — translation MQRSQMLRGGASRPVLNRATAPASPMAHLLDAGVLPQQQMMQAGKLSSHALTSQYLARIRSLCSIGARAYAGIEINPDALKIALEMDRERQGHKVRGPLHGIPVVLRDNIATGDRMKTRTQSPLATHAGCDSFVAARLRAAGAVIIGKSNLRQWAAVSVPHASASWAGLTILAVDSAADGSIVAPASNCGLVAIKPTGRAAAGQGGEPATAGPMAPSVREAAWLFAALSGECLADGMVFDAAGLHGRRIGVARHLFGQCAGTDAVIGQALLVLREQGAELIETPPAPGPGGIAALLCSHELDALVGPTCHGVAQAQCALPQITVPAGVVGGLPVGLSFIGAAHGDLPLIAMAYAYEQATLHRRTPALPSSITQALRLP, via the coding sequence ATGCAGCGCAGTCAGATGTTACGCGGTGGCGCGTCGCGTCCCGTATTGAACCGTGCCACGGCGCCCGCCAGCCCCATGGCCCACCTGCTCGATGCGGGCGTCTTGCCGCAACAGCAGATGATGCAGGCAGGCAAGCTCAGTTCGCATGCGCTGACGTCGCAGTACCTGGCGCGTATCCGCTCCCTGTGCAGCATCGGCGCACGTGCCTATGCCGGCATTGAAATCAATCCCGATGCGCTGAAAATTGCCCTGGAAATGGACCGCGAGCGGCAGGGGCACAAAGTGCGCGGCCCCTTGCATGGCATTCCCGTCGTCTTGCGCGACAATATCGCCACCGGCGACCGCATGAAGACGCGCACGCAGTCACCGCTGGCCACGCATGCCGGCTGCGATTCCTTCGTGGCGGCGCGCCTGCGCGCGGCCGGCGCCGTCATCATCGGCAAAAGCAATTTGCGCCAGTGGGCCGCCGTCAGCGTGCCGCATGCCAGTGCCAGCTGGGCCGGTCTGACCATCCTGGCCGTGGACAGCGCGGCGGACGGCTCTATTGTCGCGCCTGCTTCAAACTGCGGCCTGGTCGCCATCAAACCCACGGGCAGGGCAGCTGCCGGGCAGGGCGGCGAGCCAGCCACGGCGGGACCGATGGCGCCCAGCGTGCGGGAAGCGGCCTGGTTGTTCGCTGCCTTGAGCGGCGAGTGCCTGGCCGATGGCATGGTGTTCGATGCCGCCGGCTTGCATGGGCGCCGCATCGGCGTGGCGCGCCACCTGTTCGGCCAGTGTGCCGGGACCGATGCCGTGATCGGGCAGGCACTGCTGGTGCTGCGCGAACAGGGCGCGGAACTGATCGAAACGCCGCCTGCGCCCGGACCTGGCGGCATCGCAGCGTTGCTGTGTTCGCATGAGCTCGATGCGCTGGTGGGGCCCACGTGTCATGGCGTAGCGCAGGCGCAGTGCGCCTTGCCGCAGATTACGGTGCCTGCCGGCGTGGTTGGGGGCTTGCCCGTCGGTTTGTCCTTCATCGGCGCCGCCCATGGTGACCTGCCGCTCATTGCGATGGCCTATGCCTATGAGCAGGCGACGTTGCACCGGCGCACACCGGCATTGCCGTCCAGCATCACGCAGGCGCTGCGCCTGCCATGA
- a CDS encoding AraC family transcriptional regulator, with product MYSHPTAQTHPDGVPFSRSTSSHDYQHVPRPVTAMSRQYVAGDYTAPHSHVRAQLLYATQGVMRVSTEHGVWMLPPRRALLIPVGVVHEVHILSELSMRTVYIDAQVAAPYGDDCKVLEVSRLLRELILALLAEPVEYALAGRGDWLAHLILSELAAADTVPLAIPWPRDRRLVAVCSAIMEAPGSRRSIEEWAQDAGASARTLIRLFPKETGLHYRQWLQQVHLAEAFCRLDRGEGVAAIAYALGYASPSAFSAMFRRILGRTPQHYLSEWRAA from the coding sequence ATGTACAGCCACCCAACTGCCCAGACCCACCCCGATGGCGTGCCGTTCAGCCGCAGCACCAGCTCGCACGATTACCAGCACGTGCCGCGCCCCGTGACGGCCATGTCCAGGCAATACGTGGCGGGCGACTATACGGCGCCGCACAGCCACGTGCGGGCGCAACTGCTGTATGCGACGCAAGGCGTGATGCGCGTCTCCACCGAGCATGGCGTGTGGATGTTGCCGCCGCGGCGTGCCCTGCTGATCCCCGTCGGCGTCGTGCATGAAGTCCACATCTTGAGCGAACTGAGCATGCGCACCGTCTACATCGATGCGCAAGTGGCGGCTCCGTATGGCGACGATTGCAAGGTGCTGGAAGTGAGCCGGTTGCTGCGCGAGCTGATCCTGGCCTTGCTGGCCGAACCGGTCGAGTATGCGCTGGCGGGGCGCGGCGACTGGCTGGCGCACCTGATCCTGTCGGAACTGGCGGCGGCCGATACCGTGCCCCTCGCCATACCGTGGCCGCGCGACCGCCGCCTGGTGGCCGTCTGCTCGGCCATCATGGAAGCGCCCGGCAGCCGGCGCAGCATCGAGGAATGGGCGCAGGACGCGGGCGCCAGCGCGCGCACGCTGATCCGTCTGTTTCCCAAGGAAACGGGCTTGCACTACCGCCAATGGCTGCAGCAAGTCCACCTGGCCGAGGCCTTCTGCCGCCTCGACCGGGGCGAAGGCGTGGCGGCCATCGCCTATGCGCTGGGCTATGCCAGCCCCAGCGCCTTCAGCGCCATGTTCCGCCGCATCCTGGGCCGCACGCCGCAGCACTACCTGAGCGAGTGGCGCGCCGCGTAG
- a CDS encoding MFS transporter produces MHTSTPAPALAKPVPAAPSLHRSQQPSGLAMHILGAVAFVHLLNDLIQALLPSIYPMLKAEFSLSFTQVGLITLTFQCTASLLQPWIGLYTDRRPLPFLLPVGMCFTLAGVLMLSVVSTFPTLLIAAGLIGVGSSTFHPEASRVARMASGGRYGFAQSLFQVGGNVGSALGPLLAAAVIVNRGHGNVAWFSLLAVLAIGVLYKVSHWYSGHLASFKPKTGGQGPNLSRNKVIGALGVLALLVFSKYIYMASLSSYYTFYLIDKFHLSLGDAQLYLFLFLAAVAAGTFMGGPIGDRIGRKRVIWISILGAAPFTLLLPYVDLFWTAVLTVIIGFAISSAFSAIVVFAQELVPGKVGMIAGIFFGLMFGVSGIAAAAMGHLADVAGIAYVYKICSYLPLLGILTVLLPHIEQTKK; encoded by the coding sequence ATGCACACAAGCACACCTGCCCCAGCATTGGCCAAGCCCGTGCCGGCGGCCCCCTCGCTTCATCGTTCCCAACAACCATCCGGTCTGGCCATGCACATCCTGGGCGCCGTCGCCTTCGTGCATTTGCTCAATGACTTGATCCAGGCATTATTGCCGTCGATTTATCCGATGCTGAAAGCCGAGTTTTCACTCAGTTTTACCCAGGTCGGCCTCATTACCCTGACGTTCCAGTGCACGGCATCGCTGCTGCAGCCCTGGATCGGCTTGTACACGGACCGCCGTCCGCTGCCGTTCCTGTTGCCGGTCGGCATGTGCTTTACCCTTGCCGGCGTGCTGATGCTGTCCGTCGTATCGACCTTCCCGACCCTGCTGATCGCCGCTGGCCTGATCGGCGTCGGTTCCTCGACCTTCCACCCGGAAGCGTCGCGCGTGGCGCGCATGGCTTCGGGCGGACGCTACGGCTTTGCCCAGTCGCTGTTCCAGGTGGGCGGCAATGTCGGTTCCGCGCTGGGACCGCTGCTGGCGGCCGCCGTCATCGTCAACCGCGGCCACGGCAATGTCGCCTGGTTCAGCTTGCTGGCCGTACTGGCCATCGGCGTGCTGTACAAGGTCAGCCACTGGTACAGCGGCCATCTGGCCAGCTTCAAGCCGAAGACGGGCGGCCAAGGGCCTAACCTGTCGCGCAACAAGGTAATTGGCGCGCTGGGCGTGCTGGCGCTGCTGGTGTTCTCGAAATACATCTACATGGCCAGCCTGTCGAGCTATTACACGTTTTATTTGATCGACAAATTCCATTTGTCGCTCGGCGATGCCCAGCTGTATTTGTTCCTCTTCCTCGCCGCCGTGGCGGCCGGTACCTTCATGGGCGGCCCCATCGGCGACCGCATCGGCCGCAAGCGCGTGATCTGGATTTCCATCCTGGGCGCCGCGCCATTTACCCTGCTGCTGCCCTACGTCGACCTGTTCTGGACGGCCGTGCTGACGGTGATCATCGGCTTCGCGATTTCGTCCGCGTTTTCCGCCATCGTCGTCTTCGCGCAGGAACTGGTGCCGGGCAAGGTGGGCATGATCGCGGGGATTTTCTTTGGCCTGATGTTCGGCGTGTCCGGCATCGCGGCCGCCGCCATGGGCCACCTGGCCGACGTGGCGGGTATCGCCTATGTGTATAAAATCTGTTCCTACCTGCCGCTGCTGGGCATCCTGACGGTGCTGCTGCCGCATATCGAGCAGACGAAAAAGTAG
- a CDS encoding Ivy family c-type lysozyme inhibitor encodes MSARLLVPLFLAAAVALAAMPAQARTPRLSLIEQAQSCDGGASCPYFPDVYKSDYAFRKAFNIGLKKAGLKRQRWVPDGVASPLKPVEIDGKARLLSSVCEPHNCGHRYSILYDPAARSMTGVYMGSDAKGEPRTVYFGEPSIAEADLLFKN; translated from the coding sequence ATGTCTGCACGTTTGCTGGTCCCCCTGTTTCTGGCCGCCGCCGTGGCGCTGGCCGCCATGCCGGCGCAAGCGCGTACGCCCAGGCTGTCGCTGATCGAGCAAGCGCAAAGCTGCGACGGCGGCGCTAGCTGCCCGTATTTCCCCGACGTCTACAAGTCTGACTACGCCTTTCGCAAGGCTTTCAATATCGGCCTGAAAAAGGCCGGCCTGAAGCGGCAGCGCTGGGTGCCCGATGGCGTGGCCAGTCCGCTCAAGCCCGTCGAGATCGACGGCAAGGCGCGCCTGTTGAGCAGTGTCTGCGAGCCGCACAATTGCGGCCACCGCTATTCTATTTTGTACGATCCGGCCGCGCGCAGCATGACGGGCGTGTACATGGGCAGCGACGCCAAGGGAGAGCCGCGCACCGTGTATTTCGGCGAGCCCAGCATCGCCGAAGCCGACTTGCTGTTCAAGAACTGA
- the aqpZ gene encoding aquaporin Z, whose translation MKQYGAEFLGTFWLVLGGCGSAVLAAAFPGLGIGFAGVALAFGLTVLTMAYAIGHISGCHLNPAVSIGLWAGGRFPANQLLPYIIAQVLGAIVAGGVLYLIASGQAGFDVSKGFASNGYGAHSPGGYSMLSALVIEIVLTMFFLIVILGATDKRAPAGFAPLPIGLALTLIHLISIPVTNTSVNPARSTGVALYVGDWATSQLWLFWLAPIIGALLGALAYRLIAGEKE comes from the coding sequence ATGAAACAATATGGAGCCGAATTCCTCGGCACGTTCTGGCTGGTGCTGGGCGGTTGCGGCAGTGCAGTACTCGCCGCTGCCTTTCCCGGCCTTGGCATCGGTTTTGCCGGCGTGGCGCTGGCGTTTGGCCTGACGGTGCTGACCATGGCTTACGCCATCGGCCACATCTCGGGTTGTCATTTGAATCCCGCTGTCTCGATCGGCCTGTGGGCCGGCGGCCGCTTTCCCGCCAATCAACTGTTGCCATACATTATCGCGCAAGTGCTGGGCGCCATCGTGGCCGGCGGCGTGCTGTACCTGATCGCCAGCGGCCAGGCCGGTTTCGATGTCAGCAAAGGCTTTGCCTCGAACGGCTATGGCGCCCATTCGCCGGGCGGCTATTCGATGCTGTCGGCGCTGGTGATTGAAATCGTGCTGACGATGTTCTTCCTGATCGTCATCCTGGGCGCCACCGACAAGCGCGCGCCAGCCGGCTTCGCCCCGCTGCCGATCGGCCTCGCGCTGACCCTGATCCACCTGATCAGCATTCCCGTCACGAATACCTCCGTCAACCCGGCGCGCAGCACGGGCGTGGCCCTGTACGTGGGCGACTGGGCGACCAGCCAGCTGTGGCTGTTCTGGCTGGCACCGATCATCGGCGCCTTGCTGGGCGCGCTGGCCTACCGCCTGATCGCTGGCGAAAAAGAGTAG